One part of the Candidatus Dependentiae bacterium genome encodes these proteins:
- a CDS encoding 30S ribosomal protein S18 encodes MTKKIKLKISARLLKKRFRRQALKGKKQCRFCESDQHALQHLDYKNAVFLRGFLTERGKILPSRISGACCRHQRMLSGEIRKARTMALVPYCAPNY; translated from the coding sequence ATGACTAAGAAAATAAAATTAAAAATTAGTGCGCGTTTATTAAAAAAACGTTTTCGTCGTCAAGCACTTAAGGGTAAAAAACAATGTCGCTTTTGTGAAAGTGATCAGCATGCATTGCAGCATTTAGATTACAAAAATGCAGTTTTTTTGCGTGGTTTTTTAACTGAGCGTGGTAAAATTCTACCATCACGTATTTCAGGTGCCTGCTGTAGACATCAACGTATGCTTTCTGGTGAAATCAGGAAAGCGCGGACTATGGCACTTGTGCCATACTGTGCACCGAATTACTAA